aCGGGGTTGAAAGTCTAAAATGTACTTAAGATGCAAATGCTAGGCACCTACAGAAAATGTTAGTACTGAGTCATCAGATACATGTGgcttccagtacctgaagggggcctacaagaaaaattgagagagactatttacaagacCATGGGGTACagaacaaggaggaatggctttaaactgacagagagtagggttagattggatattaggaaggagTTGTTccctatgagggtggtgaggccatggcacagggtgcccagagaagctgtggctgccccatccctggaagtgttgcaggccaggttggatggagcttggaacaacctgggatagtggaaggtgtccctgcctatggcagtggggtggaacaagatgagctcCAAGGACcctgccaacccaaaccattctgtgatcttttTTTGCTTACAAAGGGGATTTTCAGATCTATTCTAGGCACAGCCAAATACACTTGGAGCATGCATAAAGCTCCAGCTTGGAAACACTCATGTTAAAACTGCCTGACCTTCAATACTGATCTGCCCTGAGACAACATGGAGCTTATTTTCTGCGCTACACTAAATTTTGCCTTCCCAATTTTTAAAGGGAGTGCTCAGTGACCCTCCACTGAGTAGGAAAAGGTCTTCCTGACAGGTGAAGTATTGGAAGGAATCTGCATTCTTGTCCCACACTGCaccccagagcagccagcaaCCTGTAGCCCTTATCTCATTTGTCACTGAAGTGACAGACCTACACAATGTTActcaaaaaccaaaaccacaccaGTGCCACCCTTGCCCCAGCGGGCTGGGAGGTGATAAGACCAGGACAGAACTTTGGCAGACACTCAGGAGACACATGAACATGCAGAAGATGAAATTTTTGATGACAATTTTGGCAGAAATTAGGCTGTCTTTGCATACAGATGATGATGACTCAGACGGCACCAGGCAACAGGAAAGACAAGAGGGCGACTCTGTAAAGCCTTGCCAGGAAAGAACAGTTGGTAGCAAGAAATGGGGAAGCTGCTATGCAACAGGTGGGGGAGCTCTGGAAGTGAAGTATGAAGGAAATGCTCAGTGCAGGTTTTtgagctggcagagcacagggaagttGAAGCCAGGGGCTTTTCTCATCAGGATCTTTGCTCTTGTACTGACAAATGTGCTTCATCTTCTCCaaacaaaggcagcagcttAGCAATGGCAACATGGACACCACCCAAAACATCTGTGTAACTCATGGGCCTGGCCAGGTGATAATCTCACCTGGGGGATGCCTGCAAGCTGAGTTCTCTTCTGTGCCAGGTCAGAACTTCTATAAGGGAGCTCTGTTTTGGTTCAGTCACAGAGCCCTGGCAAGGCCCAGACTTCCAGCAAACAGGGCACACACCTTCACAGCCTTTTccaattatttatatttcaaaatacatgcaCAAAACCCGCTCAGATGACAATCTTGCATCTGAGGTGCCAGGAAATCGTGTAATGGTGCAACAAGTAACACAACAAACATGCACAACCCCAGACTGAGAAAAACCCAGCTTCAAATAGGCAAAAATAGTTCAGATTGTCTAAGCCTGATTCTTTTCCTATATGCAGACATGCAGAGAGACCCCTTCTTAGGAGAATATGATCTAAATAAAAGAAGTAACTGCAGGAGCACAATCATCTATTCCTGTCCCTCAGATCGAAAGTTCACACCCAAACTCTCTCCAAGAAGGCACTTCTGGATAATTATCACCAGTCTTGGGATTTGCAGACAACCCCAGGTTTATCCCATTCAGAAACACTTACAGCAACATTGCCCCTTTCTGTGAATTCACAGAAGGTGCACAAACCACACTGACGAAACAGAGGACTTGTTCACTAAGCCCCAGTCTGACCCAGCATGAAGAGGCCCTAAAACATCCAGTTATTACCACACTTGTCCTTCCCTACAGCTCGTGGTCCCTCCAGCTACCACTGCCAGAGTCTGAACTCCAAAATTTAAGGGAAAGGggaaacagcagctgttccCTGGGGCACTCCACAACAGCTCCAATGTGCTCCAGAGGCTCCATGGCCTGGCCATGTGCACCCAGGACATCCCTGCCCAAGTTACTGCCAACAACTTGAAGAAACCCTCAGCAGCAATTTCAAGCATCTGAATTGGGATGTTGCTGTACCAGAGCTGCTTTAGGTCTTAGGAGTTTCACAATCCACACAGGAACTGAAGAACAGAACACAGTATTTGttcaaagagaggaaaaggaatcaGGAAGTGACAGTGATGGATATCATGAATTGTCCCATCTCTTTATGGCAGAGAAGGCCAACAGGGACATCAAACGGCCATAATCAAGAGCTGTTAACTTTCAAAGAcagctttgaagaaaaacagggagaacGACCTGTGCAGAGCCATTTGTCCAAATGGATTCACACAGCTCTCCTACTCCATTCCACTTACTGAAACTTTTTAATACGGTGACAGAAATGGAGGAAAGACATAACCCACTACTctgtgggaggggaaaaaaaccaacaaagctCTCTCATACATGCAACCTTCATTCTGCCCTCAGGCACCGTAACAGGACAAGAACAGTGCTAATGGCACCCTGAtacttttccccttttccaagGGCTGCCTCCTTGGAGATCCTGACAACTGTTTGGATAAACTCATCTTTATtacatccctgctctgctcacccTGCACTGGAGGAGCAGCCGAGAGCCCTTCGGAAGGAGACAAGTGCTGCATTCACATTGACTTCAGAGCTTCTCTGAcaccaggagagctgctggcagccttcTCTGCCCTTCACACAACAGAGAGCCACGAGGAAATTCCCAGTAGGACCATCCCCAGCTCTCAAAGCCAGCTGAGagttccctcctccctgcctgggggAAAGCCAGCAGGGTATGAAGATGcttaaagcaaattaaaggaAAGTCTCGGCTCTCCCaatcccctcccagcctctcaGTGAGTGACCTTACAGCCCAGCCAGCGACCTTTGTATCAGCACACATCCTTTATCCATACCGCTACTCCTGCAATGCATTGTCACAGAAATATCCTCCTAAGAAAGCAAGGAGGAAATCCGTTTTACTCCTACAAGACTTCAAGGCAGATAACAAATGTCTCAGCAACTCgttttctcctctgtgaggTAGCACTGATGCTCGCCTACCTTAGCAAATTCCCATCAGGAACACCTTCAGTTCTCCGACGATTCAAGGAATAATTGAATAGGAATAACAGGGATGCTGGGACGCGGGAAGGTGAAGCAGCTGCTCAAACCCGGACCCGACAATCACCACCAAACATTTGTGAAAaccacacacagagcaacaGCCTCTGTGCGAGGCGCCAGCACCGCTCCCCGGCTGACATCTCGGAAGGGAAGGCAAAAGGCGGTGCTGTGCTCCCTACAGCCCACACCGCTCCGAgccccccgcccggcccctcctgcccagccaaCGCCGTGAGCCGCAGAAACGGAGCCAATTTTGCTGCCGACGGAGCGCAGGGCAGGCGGGACAGGAACCCACTCGGCTCCGTTTGGCCCCTGGGCACCGAGCGGCGGCCCGACCTCTGCCCTCCACTGGTGACACCGCCGGCAGACGCGGGACCGGGGAGCCTCCCCCGGCCAGGGGCCGGGCCCGCATCCCTCCCAGCGCGACCGGAGCCCCCGCACTGAGccccgcgccggggccgccACCGGGCCGGGCCGAGGGGCAGCGGGCGGgacgcggggccgggccgggccccgccgcaCTCACCATCGCCGCCGACGCCGCCATCTTGGATCCACGTGTCGGCGCTGACGTTGCCGGAAGCGGCGCGCGGTTGGCTGCGGGGCCGATCGCCATGGCGACAGCGGCGGCCGGGCAGGACCCCGCCGGGCGGCCGCGCTCCgcgctgccggggccgggcccagCTTAGCCCAGGATCAGCCCAGCCCTTCTGCCGGGCGCGGTGAGGCGGGGGTCTCCGCTCCGATCCCCAGCGGCCCCGCGAAGCCGGCCGGGGAAGGGGCGGTCCGCGCCGCCATCTTTGCTGAGGGCAGCGGCCTTGGCATGGAGGGCGGGCACGACGCCGCGGCCGCCATGTTTGGTGAGGGCGCCGAGGCGGTGGGGCCGGGAGGCTCCCGGGCCGTTCCGAACCTCCCGGTTCCTCCGGTCCCTGCGACCCCACCCCGGCGGTCCGCGGCCCGGCGGCTGCTCCGATGGCGGTGCGGGCCCGCCCGGCTCTGGAGCCCCCGTTCCGAGGGGCGCTGCAGGCCCAGCCTGCCCCATTTGCGTCTCCCCCACCCGGGCTGCGGAGCAGCAGGAACGGCCAGGAGAGGAAAGGTTGATAAATACTTTATTCGTTCCAAAAAAAAGGTCCCAAAGCAGAAGCGACGGCGTTTACCTCTTGGTATCGAAAATATAATGCCAGGCCCCAGTCTCCCTGCTGTAAGAAGTACAGGgctgtctttaaaaagtaaCTCTTTACTCCTTTTCCCCAGATAACCTGTcaggaaatactaaaaataaagtGAGTGTGCAGGGAGCACCTGGCCCTTGCTGACACTGCAAATGCTGAGCAGACAACAAATCCTGTCCGTGAGCTTTGCTAATGGGGGAGACGGCTCCTTTTGCCATGGCTTTGGGCTCCAGAGGTTCCTCCCAAGGCTCGTGGAGGGggatccctgcagggatggccTGGAACAGCACCGTGTCCAtctgcccctgcagcacagcctcacGAAACCTGCGCTCTGCACAGGGGGTGCCATGAAAATACTGGGGAAGGAAAcccaggagggagagaggaggacaCGTGTCTCTGACACTCCACATCCAAACCCCAGGATCCTGTGCTGATGATGAGCCAATGGGCTGCATTGCAGCGTGCCCCATGGGAATCCTCTGGGATCAATCACACAGGGAGCACAGGCACTGCACGGCATTTCGCCAAGGCCAGCATGCTAAAGCACCTACTTCTGCAGAACATCGCGGTAAGATCTcagaaggattaaaaaaatactgatctgggtttttcctttgcagcaaaagcaggcccagccccatccctgtccctcctcctgGGGCCTGGGCCTCCATTGTCCAGCCAACACTTCCCAGAGCCGCTGCCCTGCGGGCACTCAGGCTCCTGAGAAGGGCACAAGGTATGGCCACACGTCTCTTCTCCCTCCATCATGCGCTTTCTCCTGCgcttcctccagcccagccactCCGGGAAGGCTGTGGTTcctgggccaggctggcaggggAAGCAGGGCACATGTgggacagggaggagctggcagTGTCTGTCCCGAGCGTCCTGTGCTACGGCTGCTGCTGGTACTGGCTCTCTGTCGCAGTAAAGAAATCATCCAAAATGCTTTGTAGGTACTCAAAAGTGGGACGATCCTCGGGTTTGATCTTCCAGCACCTCATCATGACGTCGTACAGCTCCTCGGGACAGTTATCTGTGCGGGGCATCCGGTATCCATGCTCCAGCGCCCTGATCACCTCCACACTTGACATCCCTGGGAAAATGGGGTGAGACAGGTGAATATCACCTGGTTTATCActgatttctttaaaagtcaTAAAAACCTCAAACCCGAAACTTCTCACCCTTTGGGCAATGTCTCCCGGAAGGAAAAAGTGGTTagagaggctgggaaggggaacTGCTCTTCCTGGTCAGGGAAACGTGGACAAAGGAGATGCTGGGTTACTGTAGGGTGGAGTTTTGTGTCCCACATCAGGTGGGGTTTATAATCACTTTGTATAAATTAAAGTTTCCATATGCTGAGTGACAAACCATTGCTTCCAATGAAAACAGGTCAGTGtgggggcagagctgctcctcagaaCAGCCCTTTGTGCCACCCCAGATCCTTCATGGTCCATTTGTGGTAGCATTTACAGAGtaatttcccattaaaaaatgtatcaaaGTAATCCTTAGTATAAAATACAGGATGCTCCCTAATGATAAGGATTTACAGGGTTTTCCCATGGAGCTGGAGGAACCCAGGTCACACGGATGTGGCCCAGAGGGTAGAATGTGTCTTTTGGAACCAGACTAGAGGAGGCATTTCAGCTCCTTACCTGGGTAGGGGATGCGTCCGTAGGTAATGATCTCAGTCAGGAGGATCCCAAAGGACCAGACATCAGATTTTATGGTGAAAGATCCATAGTTGATGGCTTCTGGTGCAGTCCATTTAATGGGAAACTTGGCACCTGGACAAAGAGATCCAATGGGAAATGTGATCTTAACCCCAACTGCTTAGAAATGGGTGGTGAAATATGGGgaacaagaaacaaacagaagaggaaCAAGTGAAGTGATGCAAATGAGAGGAGCTTGCCTCTGCCTCTGTACCCAGTACGTCCCTCCTGGGGACGGGACCACCATGGTGGCAAGTGGCTCTAAGGGAACCCCCCAACCCTTCACCCCCAGCACCTTCCCGGGCCGTGTACTCAGTGTCCTCGATGACCCTGGCCAGCCCGAAGTCTGCAATCTTGcacaccagcactgctgacaCCAGGATGTTGGCGGCTCTCAGGTCTCTGTGGATGTAGTTCCTCTTCTCAATAAAAGCCATTCCCTCTGCAATCTGCCACAGGGGAACAAGGCACATGCAAAGAGGCTGCTTGAAATAACACACACCCCCTCAGCACCAAAGAAGTCAACTGCTTCTGAAAAGGGTGAAAGGAGGCTGAGCCACAGCAGGAGatggatgtcccatccctgcaagtgttcaagatcaggttggacagggcttggagcaacctggtctagtgaaaagtgtccctgcccatggcaggggggttggaataagaggagctttaaggttcctcctaacccaaaccattctgtgactttCCTGCATGGAAACTGCTCTCTGAGCAAGGAATCCCTTGCAGAAGGTCAGGGTTTGGGTGACCAGTCCAACATGACACCTTTAAGCTGCTGTGTGAGAAAGGCCATGAGAACTGACAGCTGAGGAGCTCATGTGATCACCAGAGAATGTCTGTGAGTGTTTTCAGCGCAAGGTTTCATCCACAGCCATGAGGATGTGGAGAGAAGCAAATCATTCTCTGCTCAGGGAAGATGTGAGACGAGTCTCCAAATACTCCCAAAATGGCTCACTGTAATTGCTGCAGCGAGGGTCAGCATTCCAGAGCTTCCTCAGCCAGAGCAGAAAAGCATAAGGGAGGATGCCTGGGTTCTTCCAGACTAGTTTCTGAAGAATCgcctctgcctgcagacagGATGGCTGTGATGGCCCCTGACAATCCCCCCTCACCACTCTGTCTTCTGAAGTCTCTGCActcagtgctgtgtgtgcagctctCAGCCCTGATCAGGCAGAGGTGACCTGGTGCGTGCACAACCAAACCCCAAAGTTGTGCTGTTACCCCATGCCTGGATGTGACCAGAATCCAGAATGcaaaggggctggagcagccagagggGAGACCCCCCCCATCCCCATCGCCCCCACACAAGCTGGCCGGGGTGAGGTGCAGCTCTCAGAGAGCTTTCCCCACTAAATACAGAAGTAGCCAGGCAGCGCAAGAGTGGAAGGATCATTTCCATGACCACAGGTGCATTTCTGCCCACAGTGACTCAGCCCCAGTACAAATGtcaggctgctgcctgcccgTGACAGCCCTTCAGCCTTTGCTCCCCAGTGCTTCTCTGAGCAGCCCCTCAGAGATGTGGGCCGAGCCAGCTTTGGCACGAGCCAGCTTACTGAGAACAGATGGTGTGCAGGAGTGCACAGCTCCACAGATCCACagaccccagcacagccagctccagcagccagtgACCTGGTCTAAGCCCACGGGGTCTGGGCTCCCATCCTGACTTTCCTGTTGCTCAGGTGCCTCTGTGAAATATTTGAGCTCAGCTCAAAGGGTCCCTGGGTTCAGCCCTCACCCAAGGGcactggagaagcagcagggacTCAGTGGTTGTGCAAATGCTTGCACATGGAGTGAGATGTTTAACAGCCCGTTCCACTGTACTCAAAATCAGCTCCTGAAAATATCCCCAAAATAATTATCACTGAgtcctcctgcctctccagccACCTTCCCCTGCCCGTGACAGCCCTCTGGTGACTTTATTGAACCACAGCCCTCCTGTAGGCATTCCCCTGGGGAAACAGAGTCTGCTATGCTCCCTCCAGGGGACTGGGAACCGTGCCTAGCTCAGCCTCTCAGGCCTTGGGAGCACACAGGATCATGCTGCAGGATTCCTGTTAAACCCACAGGGCTTCACACCACCGTGGCACTGCCCCAAagctggggatggggtgggatggggtgggtgtgtggctgtgctggctttgtGGAGCTTTGGCCAAGTTTACGGGTAAGGTTTGCAGGTAACTGTCACAGCACCAGCAAATTAGAAATGATAGTTATCAATATCAATAGTTATCAATTATAGAAATTGATAACTTTGCCCTGGGTTTGGTTGGACCACACCAACCAgcaccagcacatcccagagAAAAGACTGTGCAAATGTGAACTGTGTAAACAAGCCCCATCCTCATCCCTGCTTTCTCCACAAAGCGCAGTGGCCCTGTGGGCTGCAAGGGCTGCAGGAACCATGGCAGACATAGAAATCATAGATTTTCCAGCCCCTCAgaaggagcagcctggccagtCCTCTCCTAGactctgtgcagctctgctgcacgCTGCTCAGGTGCAGGTGGGCTGGCTGAGTGCTGCAGATACCAGCGTGGTGAGGGGGAAGCTGCCACTTCTCCTTTCCCACACCCCTGCTCCTGCAAGGTCAGCAAGATGGGGATGGTGAGCACGCAGTGGCTGCCTGCAGGAAAACCTCACTGCACCCCCAGCACTGTTCAGACCAGACTTCTGACTGGCCCTGCACAAGCCCCAGGTAAGTTTCCAGGGTCCTCACTCACCCTTTTCAGGGGCACAAGGGGACTCGGAGCCAGGGAAGATCTGCTCCTTCCTCACCTGGGCAGAGAAGTCAATCAGCTTCGGGAGCGGCAGCTTGTTCCCCTCATCACTCTTCAGGAAATCCAGCAAGCTCCCTGCAGACAGGGCAAGGTGCCAGGGCTGATGGTTTAACTGGAGCCTGCACCCACCCTTAGGGTGGCACAGGGTCCCAAGGAGCCAAGCAGGACAAGGGGACTCTGGAAACTCTCTTAATCCCCCATCCTGCTCCCACGGATCAGGCCGAGGGGAGAGCACCTCTGcaggctccctcctgccctgtggaGTGCTTGTACTCATCTGTCCCCTCTTGGAGgtccctcctctcccagtgctgtcaccacatcccctctcccagcaccctgccccAGAGCACTGACACGCTGTGGCAAGGAGACAGAACTGCTCCCAGAGTCCTGGGAGCTGGTGCAGAGCCCACAGCCAAGCCTGGGGATGTGGAAGGGGTTGATCCTGCATCACCCCAGGGCACCTGGGTGCTGCCACTTGGCCTGGCCCACAGACATCACTCAGGGATGTGGATGGCACCTTTCTCCATGAATTCAGTGATGATGAAGATGGGCTCCTCCCTGGTGACCACTGCATGCAGCTTTACCAGCTTGTCGTGCTGCAGCGTCTTCATCAGGTTTGCCTCCTCCAGGAAGGCTTCCACGGACATGCTGCCCGGCTTCATAGTCTTCACCGCCACCTTGGTGTGCTTGTTGTAGGTAGCTGGGGATGGCACAACAGACCATCACCAGGCTGCCCTGAGAACACTGGGCTTTGGAGACAAAGTCTCAGTCCTGCAGACAGAACTGCTGTGGGAAGTTTGGAGACCACACATAGCCCCAGGCTGTCCCCACATGCGCAGCCCCAACCAGCCCCTGCATTAAGGCAGGGCCACCTCCatgtttctctgcttctctcccacacttctctccctccttgccTTTTCCATTCCACCATCCCTTCACCTTCTCTCCCATCCCTCACCCTTACTCCTTCACCATCACCTTCATCATCCTCCCAACCATCTCCCCCTCACTCTCACCCATCCACACTTCTCCAAACTGCCCGGCTCCCAGCTTCCTCTCCAGGCTCAGTGACTCTCGAGGGATCTCCCAGGcatccttctcccagggcttCTGTGGTTTGGGTACACGGCAGGGGTGGGTGAGCTTCTGGCACAGCCCGTCACTCTGACCTGAGGAGAGCATCCAGGGCCATCAGCCAGCCTGTCTCACTGGCCACACTGTGCTTCAAGGGAAGTTCTGGGCACTGTGAGTGTTCAGGGACACCAACACCACAGCTGTGACAGCCAGTGGGCCAGCCATGGCAACGGGAAAAGTCACTGCATGTTGCAGTCAGAGCCACAGCAGGAGCCCAAGGGTGATGGGCAGGAGCCCCTCAGCCTCTACACCCTCAGCTGCCCGATGGCTGCTTGGCTCAGGACATTTGGGAAGGGGAGCTGGGCACCCCAGGGCTCACCTTTGTAGTACTGGACCAGCTCCTGCAGCGTGTTGAAGTTGTTTCGTGGGGAGATGTAGAAGCCACCACTGTCCAGAGTCCGGATCTTGTAATGCTTCACTGCCCCGCCCCGCAGCTCGTCCCCGTCCCGCACTGACAGCGAGTAAGaccctgggcagggaagggtGAGCTGGCAGCTCCCATGGGAGCACATTCCTGCTGCACCTGGCCATCCTGGTGCtcctggcacacacagagccatcacccagcagagccagctgcacCCATCCCACTGTGCTGCCACCACCCCTTCAGTTCCACGTCAGCTACGCCTGCACCCCAAACACCCAAAAGCAGCCTGAAAGGAACACATTCCCCTATCCCTGCCATGGGGTTTGGACATGTGGCAGCACCAAAGGCTATTGCAGGGGCACTTCCAGCGAGAGCATGGGCCCCCCAGTCagtccctccctgcagcacagcagatccccagggctggggagctgggtAGGGAGCTCCTCTTCCAGGCAAAGGTGGATGAGGGAAGCCCCTTGGGCAGCTGTTCCCCATCACGGCGCTGCGGACACCCCTCCACACCTTTCGTCGTCTCACTGTCCCTTATCATGAAGGACCCAATCATGTTCCCAGGGCCGAGGAGATGCCGCTCTGCATCCTTCCGGCTGATGTCCTTGAAAAACCACCTGCAGCAGAACCAAATGAACCAAGGAATGCTGgtgtggggcagggctgggggcaggatgtgaggcaggagcagggacagcactggTGGGGAAGTGTGGGACGGCATGGGGCCAGGATCTGACACAGAGAGATGGACTCACTCCTCTGTCTCCAGCGAGTTGGCTCGAGCAACATAGTTGCTGGGGATGAAGCCTTCACATCCTGTCACCAGTGACCGTGCTTGCCACCACTCCCCTGAGCTGTGACAGAAATGGCATTGGGTTGGCTCATGGCACCTGGACctgggcaccagcagctccccctGGGCAAATTCCAGAAGAAATTCCCAACAGGGCCACACAAGCCATCAGGAGACCCTGGATGGGG
The nucleotide sequence above comes from Corvus cornix cornix isolate S_Up_H32 chromosome 20, ASM73873v5, whole genome shotgun sequence. Encoded proteins:
- the HCK gene encoding tyrosine-protein kinase HCK codes for the protein MGCVRSKEAGVQEKMIKTDPAPDPGPTIQQGHYVRDPTATNRRNNVPSMAVTLPEDGLGDSVVLALYDYEAMNAGDLSFQKGERMKVLENSGEWWQARSLVTGCEGFIPSNYVARANSLETEEWFFKDISRKDAERHLLGPGNMIGSFMIRDSETTKGSYSLSVRDGDELRGGAVKHYKIRTLDSGGFYISPRNNFNTLQELVQYYKGQSDGLCQKLTHPCRVPKPQKPWEKDAWEIPRESLSLERKLGAGQFGEVWMATYNKHTKVAVKTMKPGSMSVEAFLEEANLMKTLQHDKLVKLHAVVTREEPIFIITEFMEKGSLLDFLKSDEGNKLPLPKLIDFSAQIAEGMAFIEKRNYIHRDLRAANILVSAVLVCKIADFGLARVIEDTEYTAREGAKFPIKWTAPEAINYGSFTIKSDVWSFGILLTEIITYGRIPYPGMSSVEVIRALEHGYRMPRTDNCPEELYDVMMRCWKIKPEDRPTFEYLQSILDDFFTATESQYQQQP